The following proteins are co-located in the Dietzia timorensis genome:
- a CDS encoding FdhF/YdeP family oxidoreductase: protein MPRQGGFGPPTSDGFSQKDYTHPAAGYGAAMSVAGVMLRERLPLQVAHSVVRMNHDRVSYDCPGCAWPDDQKITMDVCENGIKHAAWEMTRERARGGFFAEHTVSELATWSDYALEEQGRLTEPMVYDAESDHYVPISWDDAFALYGEEMRKLDSANEASFYTSGRLSNEASFLYGVMCRALGTNNMPDCSNMCHEASGRALTASIGTGKGTCDFEDWNETDALFILGSNSASNAPRALTTFAEAIRRGADVVHVNPLFEAGATRTIVPHEISRMATFQATDTATASLQVRPGGDMALMRGMSKVVFEAAEHDPDVLDHEFLSGYTNGLEAYRELCRTTSWDEITTQSGLDEDSIRRAAKIYMHAEKVVISWCLGVSQHEHGVDQVREIVNLLMLRGNVGRPGAGPSPIRGHSNVQGNRTCGVNHHPSEELLTATDAEFGIDSPRKDGLGTVDTIEAMHDEKVKIFVGMGGNFVRAVPDPEYTAEALRKCALTVQVSTKLNRSHLVHGRKALILPCLARTEIDEQASGPQGVTVEDMMSMVHMSVGRREPASDNLMSEPAILTRLARAAMPESSIDWEGFAANYDTIRESMARVLPGFEGMNELIRQPGGFRIPQPPREREFTTPSKLAEFSLEPLPDVIPTDSDTLVLQTMRSHDQWNTTIYSNNDRYRGIKNVREMIMLNPEDMRARGISEGDPVDITSTSRDGTQRTLRGYRAIGYNTPVGSAAGYMPEMNALLSVTDFSTQSDQPIMKNIFVKVAPSA from the coding sequence ATGCCGCGCCAGGGCGGATTCGGTCCTCCGACGTCAGACGGTTTCTCGCAAAAGGACTACACGCATCCGGCCGCCGGCTATGGCGCCGCGATGTCGGTGGCAGGCGTCATGCTGCGTGAACGCCTGCCGCTCCAGGTCGCACATTCGGTGGTCCGAATGAACCACGACCGGGTCTCCTACGACTGCCCGGGCTGCGCATGGCCGGACGATCAGAAGATCACGATGGATGTGTGCGAAAACGGGATCAAACACGCCGCGTGGGAGATGACCCGCGAGCGCGCCAGGGGCGGGTTCTTCGCGGAGCACACGGTGAGTGAACTCGCGACATGGAGCGATTACGCGCTCGAGGAGCAAGGCCGGCTGACCGAACCGATGGTGTACGACGCCGAGTCCGACCACTATGTCCCGATCTCGTGGGACGATGCGTTCGCCCTGTACGGCGAGGAAATGCGCAAGCTCGATTCTGCCAATGAGGCTTCGTTCTACACCTCTGGTCGGCTGAGCAACGAGGCATCGTTCCTGTACGGCGTGATGTGTCGCGCCCTCGGCACGAATAACATGCCCGATTGCTCGAATATGTGCCACGAGGCGTCTGGCCGGGCGCTCACGGCTTCGATCGGTACTGGTAAGGGCACCTGCGACTTCGAGGATTGGAACGAGACGGACGCGCTGTTCATTCTCGGCTCCAACTCGGCCTCCAACGCCCCCCGCGCGCTCACCACCTTCGCCGAGGCGATCCGCCGCGGCGCCGACGTCGTGCACGTCAACCCGCTGTTCGAGGCCGGCGCGACGAGGACGATCGTCCCGCACGAAATCTCCCGAATGGCAACCTTCCAGGCCACGGACACCGCGACCGCATCGCTGCAGGTGCGGCCAGGCGGCGACATGGCGCTGATGCGCGGGATGTCGAAGGTCGTCTTCGAGGCAGCCGAGCACGATCCGGATGTCCTCGACCACGAGTTCCTTTCCGGGTACACCAATGGCCTCGAGGCCTACCGCGAACTATGCCGAACGACGTCTTGGGACGAGATCACCACGCAATCGGGACTGGACGAGGACTCGATTCGCCGCGCCGCGAAGATCTATATGCACGCCGAAAAGGTCGTGATCAGCTGGTGCCTCGGTGTGAGCCAACACGAGCACGGGGTGGATCAGGTGCGTGAGATCGTCAACCTGCTCATGCTGCGCGGCAACGTCGGACGGCCCGGCGCCGGCCCGTCCCCGATCCGCGGACACAGCAACGTCCAGGGAAACCGGACGTGCGGCGTCAACCACCACCCCTCCGAGGAACTTTTGACGGCCACGGATGCGGAATTCGGGATCGACAGTCCCCGCAAGGATGGTCTTGGCACCGTCGACACGATCGAGGCGATGCACGACGAGAAGGTCAAGATCTTCGTCGGCATGGGTGGCAACTTCGTGCGCGCAGTGCCCGACCCCGAATACACGGCAGAGGCGTTGCGCAAGTGCGCGCTCACGGTGCAGGTGTCGACGAAGCTCAATCGTTCGCACCTCGTCCACGGCCGCAAGGCGCTCATCCTCCCGTGTCTCGCGCGCACCGAAATCGACGAGCAGGCCTCGGGGCCGCAAGGCGTCACGGTCGAGGACATGATGAGCATGGTTCACATGTCCGTCGGGCGTCGCGAGCCCGCGTCAGACAACCTCATGTCGGAGCCGGCAATCCTCACGCGACTGGCACGCGCGGCGATGCCCGAAAGTTCGATCGACTGGGAAGGCTTCGCGGCGAACTACGACACGATCCGAGAGTCGATGGCACGCGTCCTCCCTGGTTTCGAGGGCATGAACGAGCTCATCCGGCAGCCTGGTGGCTTTCGCATCCCGCAGCCGCCGAGGGAGCGAGAGTTCACGACCCCGTCGAAGCTCGCGGAGTTCTCGTTGGAGCCGCTGCCCGACGTCATCCCCACCGATTCCGACACTCTCGTACTCCAGACCATGCGCTCACACGACCAGTGGAACACAACGATCTACTCGAACAATGATCGCTACCGCGGCATCAAGAATGTGCGCGAGATGATCATGCTCAACCCGGAGGACATGCGTGCCCGCGGGATTTCCGAGGGGGATCCCGTGGACATTACGTCGACGAGCCGCGACGGCACGCAGCGCACACTTCGCGGGTATCGCGCCATCGGATACAACACGCCTGTCGGTAGCGCGGCGGGCTACATGCCGGAGATGAATGCGCTGCTGAGCGTGACAGACTTTTCGACGCAATCCGATCAGCCGATCATGAAGAACATTTTCGTCAAGGTCGCGCCGTCGGCGTAG
- a CDS encoding M20/M25/M40 family metallo-hydrolase, which produces MISPKDHSTTDSNSASESVEALRPLVAAQMEQAKTDLTALVALPSVHGADPEACAEAAATVVELLAGLAIPGLGREQIQQIETSDGSTTIVAHRDASGDKPTVLLYSHYDVQPAGDPQAWTASPWELTAREGRWYGRGAADCKGNLVVHLASLRALAELAGDGADPLDGLGLTLVVEGSEETGGGGLDDLVASRPELFAADAICIVDSGNAAVGVPTLSTSLRGTANVTVTVDTMAAGVHSGQFGGAAPDALAALISMLSSLRDPATGATTIDGVDFSGTWSGMPYDENIFRSDAGILDGVEVSNAAPVADLVWARPTATVLGIDCPPVEGAIGAVQPTARALINLRIPPGMDPASAQDALVAHLEARAAWNARVTCEKGAVAHPFMTSDGASTGTVEALLGEALATAYGAGEVAEIGSGGSIPLTTVLQEAHPAAQIALYGVEDPAAAIHSPDESVDPTEIERIALAQASFLRAFSSADR; this is translated from the coding sequence ATGATCTCCCCGAAGGACCACTCCACCACCGATTCGAATTCTGCGTCCGAGTCTGTCGAGGCGCTACGCCCTCTCGTTGCCGCGCAGATGGAGCAGGCGAAGACCGATCTCACCGCGCTCGTGGCGCTGCCCAGCGTGCACGGCGCCGATCCGGAAGCGTGCGCCGAGGCCGCCGCGACGGTGGTTGAGCTCCTCGCGGGCCTCGCCATCCCGGGCCTCGGCCGCGAGCAGATCCAGCAGATCGAGACCTCGGACGGGTCGACGACGATCGTCGCGCACCGCGACGCCTCCGGCGATAAGCCGACCGTGTTGCTGTACTCGCACTACGACGTGCAGCCCGCCGGCGATCCGCAGGCGTGGACGGCCTCCCCGTGGGAGCTCACCGCGCGCGAGGGCCGCTGGTACGGACGCGGCGCCGCGGACTGCAAGGGCAACCTCGTGGTGCATCTCGCCTCGCTGCGCGCGCTCGCCGAGCTCGCGGGCGACGGCGCCGATCCGCTCGACGGCCTCGGGCTGACGCTCGTCGTCGAGGGCTCCGAGGAGACCGGCGGCGGAGGACTCGACGATCTCGTCGCCTCGCGCCCCGAGCTGTTCGCCGCGGACGCCATCTGCATCGTCGATTCGGGTAACGCCGCCGTGGGCGTGCCGACGCTGTCGACTTCGCTTCGAGGGACCGCGAATGTCACGGTCACGGTCGACACCATGGCCGCGGGCGTGCACTCGGGCCAGTTCGGCGGGGCGGCGCCCGATGCGCTCGCCGCGCTCATCTCGATGCTGTCCTCACTGCGCGACCCGGCCACCGGCGCGACCACGATCGACGGCGTCGATTTCTCCGGCACCTGGTCCGGCATGCCCTACGACGAGAACATCTTCCGCTCCGACGCGGGCATCCTCGACGGCGTCGAGGTCTCCAACGCCGCGCCGGTCGCCGACCTCGTGTGGGCCCGCCCCACCGCGACAGTGCTCGGCATCGACTGCCCACCGGTCGAGGGCGCGATCGGCGCGGTGCAGCCCACGGCGCGCGCTCTGATCAACCTGCGCATCCCACCGGGCATGGACCCGGCTTCCGCACAGGACGCGCTCGTCGCGCATCTCGAGGCGCGAGCCGCGTGGAATGCGCGCGTCACCTGCGAGAAGGGTGCGGTAGCACACCCATTTATGACGTCGGACGGCGCGTCCACCGGGACCGTTGAGGCCCTGCTGGGCGAGGCCCTCGCCACCGCCTACGGCGCCGGCGAGGTCGCGGAGATCGGCTCCGGCGGGTCGATCCCGCTCACCACGGTGCTGCAGGAAGCTCACCCGGCCGCGCAGATCGCGCTCTACGGTGTGGAGGATCCGGCGGCCGCGATCCACTCCCCTGACGAGTCGGTCGACCCGACCGAGATCGAGCGCATCGCGCTCGCGCAGGCGTCGTTCCTGCGTGCGTTCAGCTCCGCGGACAGGTAA
- a CDS encoding lipoprotein LpqH yields MQHTTRKSLTIPAALALVFAMTACGSDAAEEGVGGDATNLSAAGPDTTVQESAVSETTLASAAQSSSEARADDAELDELRVLIDGEPVEADLSPAICQWGEDDGVEQLEFDAGRDDDGKLAVEIDMHNPPRLDDFGFDAPGEEDWEAEDHHKQSAQIGVEGDTYTVTSTVEEDDSDREAEMVAVFTCPRS; encoded by the coding sequence ATGCAACACACCACACGTAAATCACTCACGATTCCCGCCGCCCTTGCCCTCGTTTTCGCGATGACGGCGTGCGGAAGTGATGCCGCCGAGGAAGGGGTCGGAGGCGACGCGACGAACTTGAGCGCAGCCGGCCCCGACACGACGGTGCAGGAGTCGGCGGTGAGCGAGACTACTTTGGCGAGCGCGGCTCAGTCCAGCAGTGAGGCACGAGCCGACGACGCCGAGCTCGACGAGCTCCGCGTGCTCATCGACGGCGAGCCCGTCGAGGCCGACCTCTCCCCGGCGATCTGCCAATGGGGCGAAGACGACGGGGTCGAACAGCTCGAATTCGACGCCGGGCGCGACGACGACGGGAAGCTCGCGGTCGAGATCGACATGCACAACCCGCCGCGTCTCGATGACTTCGGTTTCGACGCCCCGGGGGAGGAGGACTGGGAGGCCGAGGACCACCACAAACAGTCCGCGCAGATCGGCGTCGAGGGCGATACGTACACCGTCACCTCGACGGTCGAAGAGGACGACTCCGACCGCGAGGCCGAGATGGTCGCGGTGTTTACCTGTCCGCGGAGCTGA
- a CDS encoding SGNH/GDSL hydrolase family protein, translating to MRKSISGLVALSMSALVIAASTVGAQAQVDIGSAGSGEIAAGSVDPDSGSAQAGIASSGSAGSLGSSGSAGSSGSSTESAGSAGVAAGHSSVVAFGDSFTSNSNHFANLGYGSPLVQAIYPSNAGCLYSPNSWPMLLARDTGRPVQNWACNGHTTEDMLRRIEHAGSTGALDNATTVILAAGMNDTWRTIPDAEIVDNLVAAVDKVRGVAPEAKILLLGRLSSTDDREMFCSLNVIPNVPMGIHSPGFAANERRNQANQRDAAVRADVEYLDIRDLTRSNSTCAPDAQRFISGNVDFTTHQYNMTGHPSLAGSTFLAQQVGAHL from the coding sequence GTGCGCAAAAGCATCAGCGGTCTGGTGGCACTGTCGATGTCGGCGCTGGTGATCGCTGCGTCGACTGTCGGAGCACAAGCGCAGGTCGATATCGGTAGCGCCGGGTCCGGGGAGATCGCCGCGGGGTCGGTTGATCCCGATTCGGGTTCCGCACAGGCGGGCATCGCTTCGTCCGGTTCGGCCGGATCGCTGGGCTCCAGCGGTTCGGCGGGCTCGTCCGGCTCGTCGACCGAAAGCGCGGGCTCGGCCGGAGTCGCGGCAGGACATTCAAGCGTCGTCGCCTTCGGCGATTCGTTCACGTCGAACTCCAACCATTTCGCCAATCTCGGCTACGGCAGCCCATTGGTCCAGGCGATCTACCCTTCGAACGCGGGATGCTTGTACTCCCCGAACTCATGGCCGATGTTGCTGGCAAGGGACACCGGCCGCCCGGTCCAGAACTGGGCCTGCAATGGGCATACCACCGAAGATATGCTCCGCCGTATCGAGCACGCAGGATCGACCGGGGCGCTGGACAATGCGACAACCGTGATTCTCGCCGCGGGAATGAACGACACCTGGCGCACTATCCCGGACGCCGAGATCGTCGACAACCTCGTCGCCGCCGTCGACAAGGTGAGGGGCGTCGCCCCCGAGGCGAAGATACTGTTGCTGGGTCGACTGTCTTCGACGGATGACCGCGAGATGTTCTGCTCGCTCAACGTCATCCCGAATGTACCGATGGGCATCCACAGCCCGGGATTCGCGGCCAACGAGAGGCGTAATCAAGCGAATCAACGAGACGCCGCCGTCCGAGCCGACGTCGAGTATCTCGATATCCGGGACCTGACTCGTTCCAATTCAACCTGCGCTCCCGACGCGCAGCGCTTTATCTCGGGAAACGTAGATTTCACAACGCACCAATACAACATGACGGGCCATCCGTCGCTGGCAGGCAGTACCTTCCTCGCGCAACAGGTGGGGGCGCACCTATAG
- the glp gene encoding gephyrin-like molybdotransferase Glp — protein MGNEAHNPRADQGLITPDEYLRILDAQLAPLPTERRRVAQSQGCVLAADVHVLTPTPAFTNSAMDGFACRLADIEKQGIPATMPVSADVPAGNPLVVLAPRTVARIMTGAPVPDGADTIVPVEDTNVPAGPRELPSEVRIEKAPKPGAHIRRAGEIMGAGEVVAEKGQVLTPFTIGGILSAGVSEVDVVPLPRVLVISTGAELLSASGGSASLDDGGTFINDSNGPMIAALLRQWGCTDVHNTSVNDDPEALAEVISDHAGLVDLVVTTGGVSAGAFDPLKMLADSGRDDVDLHFLKVAQQPGKPQGYGTIGDGRIMMLPGNPVSAFVSAWLYVRHVFGRLSTHPTRLAYVTGRMSASLGPFGGKRRFVPAVLRDGEFSLLGADRGFSHAASTLHRANVLLIVEPDTAATEGDEMRAIAIDRSAV, from the coding sequence ATGGGAAATGAAGCTCACAACCCCCGCGCAGACCAAGGCCTCATTACGCCGGACGAGTACCTGCGCATTCTCGATGCCCAGCTCGCCCCGCTGCCCACCGAGCGGCGCCGCGTCGCGCAGTCGCAGGGCTGCGTGCTCGCCGCGGACGTGCATGTGCTCACCCCGACGCCGGCGTTCACGAACTCGGCGATGGACGGGTTCGCGTGCCGCCTGGCCGATATCGAGAAGCAGGGCATCCCCGCGACGATGCCGGTGTCCGCGGACGTTCCCGCGGGTAACCCGCTTGTCGTGCTCGCGCCGCGCACCGTTGCGCGCATCATGACGGGGGCGCCGGTGCCCGACGGCGCCGACACGATCGTGCCCGTTGAGGACACCAACGTCCCCGCCGGTCCCCGCGAGCTGCCGTCGGAGGTGCGCATCGAGAAGGCGCCGAAGCCTGGGGCGCACATCCGCCGCGCGGGCGAGATCATGGGCGCCGGGGAGGTCGTCGCCGAGAAGGGGCAGGTGCTCACGCCGTTCACTATCGGCGGCATCCTGTCCGCTGGCGTGTCCGAGGTGGACGTCGTCCCGCTGCCCCGGGTGCTCGTCATCTCTACAGGTGCAGAGTTGTTGTCCGCGTCGGGCGGATCCGCCTCGCTCGACGACGGCGGTACCTTCATCAACGACTCGAACGGCCCGATGATCGCGGCGCTGCTGCGCCAATGGGGCTGCACCGACGTGCACAACACCTCGGTCAACGACGACCCGGAGGCGCTCGCCGAGGTCATCTCCGACCACGCGGGCCTCGTCGACCTCGTCGTCACCACCGGAGGGGTGTCCGCGGGCGCGTTCGACCCGCTGAAGATGCTCGCCGATTCCGGCCGCGACGACGTCGATCTGCACTTCCTCAAGGTCGCGCAGCAGCCCGGCAAGCCGCAGGGCTACGGCACCATCGGCGACGGGCGGATCATGATGCTCCCGGGAAACCCGGTGAGCGCCTTCGTGTCCGCGTGGCTGTATGTGCGCCACGTCTTCGGCCGGCTCAGCACGCACCCCACGCGCCTCGCGTACGTCACGGGGCGGATGTCCGCCTCGCTCGGGCCTTTCGGCGGCAAGCGTCGCTTCGTCCCGGCCGTTCTGCGCGACGGCGAGTTCTCGTTGCTCGGTGCCGACCGTGGCTTCTCGCACGCCGCGTCTACGCTGCACCGTGCGAACGTGCTGCTCATCGTCGAACCCGACACTGCCGCAACCGAGGGCGACGAGATGCGCGCCATCGCCATCGACCGCTCCGCCGTGTAG
- the mobA gene encoding molybdenum cofactor guanylyltransferase has translation MSAGVAIILAAGTARRMGGVSKTELDLHGRTLVAHVVDGAQAAGFYPLVVAPPGLELPSGTPRCLEDPPLGGPAAGFLAGVRHSPAADTFALLAGDAPYAPRALPALLAGLRPGTPTSVAYDVARADPQGGKASFLPSVVLGESLRTRADALAPGGAHGLSLRGLLGELSCIDVTVADREAVISDVNTWGDLERMRGLNKPSERPTTNEKDSR, from the coding sequence ATGTCCGCCGGCGTCGCGATCATCCTCGCCGCGGGCACCGCGCGGCGCATGGGAGGGGTCTCGAAAACCGAGCTCGACCTGCACGGACGCACGCTGGTCGCACACGTCGTCGACGGCGCCCAAGCGGCCGGATTCTATCCGCTCGTCGTCGCACCGCCGGGCCTCGAGTTACCCTCCGGCACCCCGCGCTGCCTCGAGGACCCGCCGCTCGGCGGCCCGGCCGCGGGATTCCTTGCCGGTGTCCGCCACTCCCCCGCCGCCGATACGTTCGCGCTCCTCGCCGGCGATGCCCCTTACGCACCGCGCGCGCTTCCCGCCCTCCTCGCGGGCCTGCGCCCCGGGACCCCTACATCCGTCGCGTATGACGTCGCACGTGCCGACCCCCAAGGCGGCAAGGCTTCCTTCCTGCCTTCGGTGGTGCTCGGCGAGTCCCTGCGCACCCGCGCGGATGCCCTCGCACCCGGTGGCGCGCACGGACTCTCCCTCCGCGGCCTGCTTGGCGAACTATCCTGCATAGACGTGACCGTCGCCGACCGGGAAGCCGTGATCTCCGACGTCAACACCTGGGGCGATCTCGAGCGAATGCGCGGGCTCAACAAACCCAGCGAGAGACCTACAACGAATGAGAAGGATTCGAGGTGA
- a CDS encoding alpha/beta fold hydrolase: MGEITTRDGTALHVEESYGGGRPVVLIHGWPLSGQSWEGQVGALVDEGYRVITYDRRGFGRSDKPPTGFDYDTLAADLDDIATALDLRDMTLVGFSMGGGEVARYIANHGEDRLDSIVLASAVTPYMLQTEDNPFGPLTPEEATQMKTDLETDREAFFDEFTRAFYSVADELKVTEAERQKSIEWARQSDPQAALACMESFGGTDFRGDLDEITVPALVIHGDSDDIVPVSGSAERTQEQVRSSSLQVISGAPHGLLASHTSEFNEALLGFLAERNGDMAD; this comes from the coding sequence ATGGGAGAGATCACAACACGCGACGGAACAGCACTACACGTTGAGGAAAGCTACGGTGGCGGCCGACCGGTCGTACTTATTCACGGCTGGCCACTGTCGGGGCAATCATGGGAGGGCCAAGTCGGTGCGTTGGTCGACGAGGGCTACCGCGTGATTACGTACGACCGCCGTGGGTTTGGGCGAAGTGATAAACCTCCGACCGGATTCGACTACGACACTCTCGCTGCCGACTTAGACGATATCGCCACCGCTCTCGACCTCCGAGACATGACACTGGTCGGTTTTTCGATGGGCGGCGGGGAAGTCGCTCGGTACATTGCGAACCACGGCGAAGATCGACTGGACAGCATTGTATTGGCTTCGGCGGTAACGCCGTACATGTTGCAGACGGAGGACAATCCTTTCGGCCCTCTGACACCCGAAGAGGCGACGCAGATGAAAACCGATCTAGAAACCGACAGAGAGGCATTCTTCGACGAGTTCACCAGGGCGTTTTACTCCGTTGCCGATGAACTCAAGGTCACCGAGGCCGAGCGACAAAAATCCATCGAATGGGCACGACAGAGCGACCCCCAAGCGGCCTTGGCGTGTATGGAGTCTTTCGGCGGCACCGATTTCCGCGGCGATCTCGACGAGATCACCGTTCCCGCGCTGGTCATCCACGGAGATTCCGACGACATCGTCCCCGTATCCGGTTCTGCAGAACGCACTCAGGAGCAAGTCCGCTCGAGCTCGCTCCAGGTCATCAGCGGTGCGCCGCATGGACTACTGGCGAGCCATACGAGCGAGTTCAACGAGGCCCTTCTCGGTTTCCTCGCCGAGCGCAACGGCGACATGGCTGATTGA
- a CDS encoding ATP-dependent DNA ligase, which translates to MATNGRKVDVEGHELKVTNLDKVFYPSTGTSKADVIDYYSRIAPVMVPQATRRAATRKRWVNGVGTKADPAKAFFRKNLERSAPSWVPRADIEHKKGTSTYPLIDERAVLVWLAQVAALEIHTPQWRFDEENEPLNPDRLVLDLDPGEGVELRQCAEVAVWCREIIDGMGLDAFPVTSGSKGLHIYSPLDGSTTAEEADAVARELARALQADHRDHVVSEMSKSSRKGKVFIDWSQNNGSKTTICPYSLRGRMRPTVAAPRTWDEISDPELRHIEYDEVLRRVEEGIDPIAEMGHEPSHTRGRRGKAEGTRRANRLEKYKSKRDRTRTPEPIPETQVHHDDSESAIESEDPIFVIQEHHASSVHWDFRLEHDGVLASWAVPKGPPGAQGVNRLAVATEDHPLEYATFEGTIPKKEYGGGEVAIWDVGTIDVDKWCEGREVVVTCYGRADGGLGGEPRKFALIHTGEKTGTSGAGNDSHWILRLTKHQPQPGRSGTGPSISTPVSPMLATLGSAKDITNSKDWAFEMKWDGVRAVATVTSATVILSSRKGHDLTATFPEFGDLGKAIDRRTLNEGDVIVDGEIVAFDAKDRPSFSLLQQRLGLTTKAKIRSAQERFPAFFMAFDLLACGGRSMLATPYGERRSALREVVDETAHLRIPHADPGDVDHAIALSQQLELEGVVAKQLSSVYRPGKRGKTWIKIKNAREQEVVVIGWRHGKGERSGRIGSLLLAVPDDEGQLHYAGRVGTGFSEKDLDDIARRLRGRERKTAPAAGVPAADRRDAEWVRADLVAEVRYAERTTEGRLRHPSWRGWRRDKSPNEVTWE; encoded by the coding sequence ATGGCCACCAACGGTAGGAAAGTTGACGTCGAAGGCCACGAACTCAAGGTGACGAACCTTGACAAGGTCTTCTACCCCTCGACGGGCACGAGCAAGGCCGATGTGATCGACTACTACAGTCGAATCGCCCCCGTAATGGTGCCCCAGGCAACTCGGCGTGCTGCCACTCGCAAGCGATGGGTAAATGGTGTCGGTACGAAAGCGGACCCCGCGAAGGCATTTTTTCGAAAGAACCTGGAGCGGTCGGCGCCCAGCTGGGTGCCTCGCGCGGACATAGAACACAAAAAGGGTACGTCGACGTATCCCCTGATTGACGAGCGCGCGGTGTTGGTATGGCTGGCTCAAGTCGCGGCGCTGGAGATACATACGCCGCAGTGGCGATTCGACGAAGAAAACGAGCCACTCAACCCCGATCGGCTGGTACTCGACCTGGACCCGGGCGAGGGGGTCGAACTGCGTCAATGTGCCGAGGTTGCCGTGTGGTGTCGCGAGATAATCGACGGAATGGGCCTGGACGCTTTCCCCGTCACGTCCGGGTCGAAAGGCCTTCATATCTATTCCCCTCTCGACGGATCCACGACCGCTGAGGAGGCGGATGCCGTGGCGCGTGAGCTTGCGCGAGCGCTACAGGCCGACCACAGGGACCACGTGGTTAGCGAAATGTCCAAGTCGAGCCGCAAGGGGAAAGTCTTCATCGATTGGTCCCAGAACAACGGCAGTAAGACGACCATCTGTCCGTATTCGCTGCGCGGCAGGATGCGACCTACGGTGGCGGCGCCGAGAACCTGGGATGAGATTTCCGATCCGGAGCTTCGCCACATCGAATATGACGAAGTGCTCCGTCGCGTCGAGGAGGGGATCGACCCCATAGCGGAAATGGGGCACGAGCCATCGCACACACGAGGTCGACGCGGCAAAGCCGAAGGAACCCGGCGGGCGAATCGACTCGAGAAGTACAAATCGAAGCGCGACCGCACCCGAACGCCCGAACCCATTCCCGAAACTCAGGTCCATCACGATGACAGCGAGAGCGCGATCGAGTCGGAAGACCCTATATTCGTCATTCAGGAACACCATGCCAGCTCGGTGCATTGGGATTTTCGCCTCGAACATGACGGCGTGCTCGCTTCGTGGGCGGTGCCTAAAGGGCCCCCGGGAGCTCAGGGCGTCAATCGCCTCGCGGTGGCCACCGAAGATCACCCACTGGAATACGCGACGTTCGAAGGCACCATCCCGAAGAAGGAGTACGGCGGCGGAGAAGTCGCGATTTGGGATGTCGGCACGATCGACGTCGATAAGTGGTGTGAGGGCCGGGAAGTCGTCGTTACTTGTTACGGCAGGGCCGACGGTGGTCTCGGCGGAGAGCCCCGAAAATTTGCATTGATCCACACCGGTGAAAAGACCGGCACGTCGGGCGCCGGAAATGATTCCCACTGGATTCTTCGTCTGACAAAACACCAGCCACAACCGGGGCGCTCTGGGACCGGTCCCAGCATCTCAACGCCGGTATCCCCGATGCTGGCGACATTGGGAAGTGCTAAGGACATCACTAATTCGAAAGACTGGGCGTTCGAGATGAAATGGGACGGTGTGCGAGCGGTTGCCACGGTTACTTCGGCGACGGTCATCCTGAGCAGCCGTAAAGGCCACGATCTCACGGCTACCTTTCCCGAGTTCGGCGATCTGGGGAAAGCGATAGATCGGCGCACCTTAAACGAAGGAGACGTCATTGTAGATGGCGAAATCGTGGCTTTCGACGCCAAGGATCGCCCTTCCTTCTCCTTGCTCCAGCAGCGCCTTGGATTAACGACGAAGGCAAAAATACGTTCTGCCCAAGAACGCTTCCCCGCATTCTTTATGGCCTTCGACCTGCTTGCATGCGGCGGGAGATCGATGCTGGCCACGCCGTACGGTGAGCGACGAAGCGCGCTCCGTGAAGTGGTCGACGAAACCGCTCATCTTCGGATTCCTCACGCGGACCCTGGGGACGTCGATCACGCGATAGCGCTGTCTCAACAACTCGAGTTGGAGGGCGTGGTGGCGAAGCAGCTTTCGAGTGTCTACCGGCCGGGCAAGCGTGGAAAAACGTGGATCAAGATAAAGAATGCCCGCGAGCAGGAAGTCGTCGTCATTGGGTGGCGGCATGGAAAAGGAGAGCGTTCCGGTCGGATCGGTTCACTTTTGCTCGCCGTGCCGGATGACGAAGGCCAACTCCACTACGCGGGCCGGGTAGGCACGGGGTTCAGCGAGAAAGACCTCGACGACATCGCTCGCCGGCTCCGCGGCCGCGAAAGGAAGACGGCCCCGGCAGCCGGCGTTCCTGCGGCGGATCGACGCGACGCCGAATGGGTGCGCGCCGATCTCGTGGCCGAAGTCAGGTATGCCGAACGCACGACCGAGGGGCGGTTGCGTCACCCGTCGTGGCGCGGCTGGCGTCGCGATAAGTCCCCCAACGAGGTCACCTGGGAGTGA